The following are encoded in a window of Clarias gariepinus isolate MV-2021 ecotype Netherlands chromosome 8, CGAR_prim_01v2, whole genome shotgun sequence genomic DNA:
- the LOC128528516 gene encoding transmembrane protein 121, protein MAPPPPTNAPHVCLSCVVIMSSMALMDVYLVEQNHGPRKIGVFIVVSVGDVCFLIALRYVAVWVGTELRTAKRGYAMILWFLYIFVLEIKVYFIYQNYKSDRKSLDALTRKALTLLLSVCVPVLFIILVAVDHMEYVRAFRKKEEIRNRLFWVVVDLLDVLDIQANLWEPQKKGFPLWAEGLMFFYCYILLLVLPCVSLSEISMQGVNISPHKMMLYPILSLITINIITIFIRGGNMLLYKDSRVSGILMGKNVLAIMMKMCSFVQYRKQLQSATLSANTPPSAAPPAPSAAAFSVELHKNSLTHCRNVPQTTLPELAASEHT, encoded by the coding sequence ATGGCTCCGCCCCCTCCCACCAATGCTCCACACGTGTGTTTATCATGTGTGGTGATCATGAGTAGCATGGCGCTGATGGATGTGTACCTGGTGGAGCAGAACCATGGGCCACGTAAGATCGGTGTGTTTATCGTAGTGAGTGTGGGTGACGTGTGCTTCCTCATCGCGCTGCGCTACGTTGCCGTCTGGGTCGGAACCGAGCTCAGGACCGCAAAACGTGGATACGCCATGATTCTTTGGTTCctctacatttttgttttggagATCAAAGTCTACTTCATCTACCAGAACTATAAATCGGACCGGAAGAGTCTGGATGCTCTGACCCGTAAAGCTTTAACGCTGCTCCTCTCTGTGTGCGTCCCTGTGTTGTTCATCATCCTCGTCGCCGTGGATCACATGGAGTATGTCAGGGCTTTCAGGAAAAAGGAGGAGATACGGAACCGGCTCTTCTGGGTGGTGGTGGACCTCCTGGACGTTTTGGACATCCAGGCCAATCTGTGGGAGCCACAGAAGAAAGGCTTTCCACTGTGGGCTGAGGGCTTGATGTTCTTCTACTGCTACATCCTGCTGCTGGTGCTACCATGTGTTAGCCTCAGTGAGATTAGCATGCAGGGAGTCAACATCAGCCCGCACAAGATGATGCTCTACCCCATCCTGAGCCTCATCACCATCAACATCATCACCATCTTCATTCGAGGAGGAAACATGCTGCTGTACAAAGACAGCCGTGTGTCAGGGATCCTCATGGGGAAGAACGTTCTGGCCATCATGATGAAGATGTGCAGCTTTGTACAATATAGGAAACAGCTGCAGAGCGCTACCCTCAGCGCTAACACTCCCCCTTCTGCTGCTCCTCCTGCTCCTTCTGCAGCAGCCTTCAGCGTCGAGCTGCACAAaaactcactgactcactgtCGAAATGTTCCTCAAACAACCCTGCCTGAACTTGCTGCATCTGaacacacatga